The window ATAGGCAAAGCGTTCGCATCTGGGAACGGAGGAAGAAACGCATGAATGTATTGATTGAAAAATTAACCTTATATTTTGAATATCCCTTTGTGCGCTATGCGCTGATCGTAGGAATACTGATCGCCCTTTGCTCCTCTCTCCTGGGGGTTACCCTGGTTTTAAAGCGATTTTCCTTCATAGGGGACGGCCTTTCCCATGTCGCCTTCGGCGCAATGGCCATTGCCACGATAATGAAGCTGGCCAATCAAATGCTTCTCATTTTGCCGGTCACAATTATCTGTGCCATCCTCTTGCTGCGCACCGGGCAAAATGCCAAAATCAAAGGGGACGCGGCTGTTGCAATGATCTCTGTAGGCGCTCTGGCCATGGGTTATCTGGTGTTGAATATATATTCCGCCTCTGCCAACCTGGCAGGAGACGTATGCAGCACGCTGTTTGGGTCAACTTCCATTCTGACGCTGTCAAAGGCGGAGGTATGGCTTTGCGCCGCGCTTTCCGTGGTGGTCATCGCCATATTTCTTCTCTTTTACCATAAGATTTTTGCAGTTACCTTTGACGAGGATTTTGCCAAGGCCACGGGCATTAAAGCGGATCAATACAACCTGCTGATCGCCGTCATCGTTGCCATCATCATCGTGCTTGCCATGAATCTGGTAGGCTCCCTGCTGATTTCAGCTCTGGTCATCTTTCCGGCTCTTTCGGCGATGCGTATATTTAAAAATTTTAAGTCCGTGATCCTCTTTTCGGCTATCCTGTCCGTTTTCTGCGCCGTAATGGGTATTCTCATATCCATTCTGGCCGGAACGCCAGTGGGTTCCACCATTGTTGCCGCAGACATCGCAGCGTTTGCCTTATGTTCACTTATAGGCTGGATTTCAGGAGGTGTAAAAGGATGAAGCGTATCTTTGGAGTTGTTTTAATGTTTTTTATGGTAAATCTGGTATTGACCGGCTGCGAAAAGGAGACCGTTGGGGGTTCCCCTCTGCCGTTGCCCCAAAACAATGAGGCTGAGTCAGACACTGACGTCAATTCCTATCCTCCGGATTTTGCGGAGCCCCCTACAGATCAATTACAGGAAGATGAAAACACCGGTTCCTCTGACGACCCCTCCGTTGATATTGACCTGACAAAATTAAGCAGTACCATGGTCTTTTCCGAAGTGTACAACATGATGGTATCTCCGGAACAATATATGGGGAAAATGGTGAAAGCCGAAGGATCATTCCAGGTTTACCAGGACCCTGACACAAAGAAAAATTATTATGCCGTTGTGATTGCAGATGCCACCGCCTGCTGTCAGCAGGGATTGGAATTTATCTGGAACGGAGCCCACGCTTATCCGGATGACTATCCGGAACAGGAAAGCGAAATAGAAATAACAGGCGTATTTCAAAGCTACCAGGAGGGCAGCAGCACATATTATTATTTGCTGGTGGATGACGTAAAGCCGGTATAGAGTATACCATATATGATTTTTATGAAACGAGGGAGGCTGGAAATGTGAAATCACATTTCCAGCCTCCTAAAGATTGCCAATGCAGCGGACTATGGAGATATCTGTTACTTTATCCATCCGTTTAAAAAAACAGGGGTTACGCCAAAGGAATACCAAAACATGTGTCAAATTGAACAGGACCTTTTAATCTGACCGAACTGTTTATAATATGCACATTGGTCTGAAAAATGGCTGATATTCTTAAAATTAAGGCCTGCTTTTATATTATGTAAATATAAAAGCAAAGTTTGCAATAAATACTTCATCCCCCTTATTTAAGGCCACCGTCTCATTTGTTTCTAATATCCGCCCGTTCACTGACGTTCCATTGGTGGAATTTAAATCGCTGATCCGGTATTCCTCCCCTTCCCGGTCTATCCTGGCATGAATTCTGCTGACGGCCTCTCCGGCAAGGATGCAGTCAACCATGCCTTCCTGCTTTCCGATTAAATAGGGAACATAAGTAATTGCAATATCTTCTGCATCAGACCCAACCGCCCGTAAATACCGGATACTCTTATCCCCATCTGTATCCGTCAGCAGGGCGGTCTGAAACATCTCCTCATCTGCCGCTTCATATTTTGGAGCCTTATCCTTTATTTCGTCTTCAAATGTTATATGCCAGTCATAGCTTTCCCCGGGCTGACGGCTATCCTCTTCTTGCTTTACCACCGTATCCTTTTGCTTCCAGAGCCTTTTCTCCCATAAGTTCAAAGCTGCAAAGACAGAGATAACTCCTGCAAACGGCACTGTATACCAGAATTTCCGGATCCCTTCCATACCCAAAAAAAGCCATAGACTTACAGCAATGCCAGTCATGACTAAGACCGGGATAATTAAGACCGGCCCGTTCTTTTTTATGTCAGGTAAATCACCTCCTTCTCCCAATTCCTCACCTATATTGCTTAAATCGTCTAAACCATAGGAAAATGGAGCGACGGAACTTTCTTCCGTCCTACTATCCATTTCCGGCTGCCGGACATTTTCATCTTTGTCTTTTGTGCCGGAACAATTTTTTCCCGCAATTTCAAGAAGATCCTTCATCCCGTAATTTTCTTTAAGGCTTTCCTGATACAGACCATAGGCCATCACCACGCATTCCTTATCCTGATGGTTGACCTTGCCAAGAAGGTATCTCAGCAACCCGGTCATCTCCCCTGGAAATCCCATCTGCCTTCCGGGAACAAGGCATAAGTAAACCGAAAACTGCTCCGGCTCTACATAAATAAATTCCGGTTCCAGAAGAATCTGCTTTTCCTTAAGAAGATAACGCTCCAGCCTTTCCAGCGTGTGTCCAATATCTCCTATCAATTTTTTAAGCTCTTCCCCGCCCAGGCTATGATATTCAAGGACCCTGTTTAAAGGCTGCTTTGAAGTGATTTCATAATAATAAAGCTTCCGGTCATCCACCTGCTTTGCCTGGAATTTTAACAGTCCATCTATCCCGTTTGCCGCCAGCATATGTATTTCATAGCTGTCATATCCAGACTCTTCCGGCTCTATTATCAAATAATTGTGCTTCAT of the Lacrimispora indolis DSM 755 genome contains:
- a CDS encoding metal ABC transporter permease → MNVLIEKLTLYFEYPFVRYALIVGILIALCSSLLGVTLVLKRFSFIGDGLSHVAFGAMAIATIMKLANQMLLILPVTIICAILLLRTGQNAKIKGDAAVAMISVGALAMGYLVLNIYSASANLAGDVCSTLFGSTSILTLSKAEVWLCAALSVVVIAIFLLFYHKIFAVTFDEDFAKATGIKADQYNLLIAVIVAIIIVLAMNLVGSLLISALVIFPALSAMRIFKNFKSVILFSAILSVFCAVMGILISILAGTPVGSTIVAADIAAFALCSLIGWISGGVKG
- a CDS encoding DUF6382 domain-containing protein, with protein sequence MKVAYRREMKHNYLIIEPEESGYDSYEIHMLAANGIDGLLKFQAKQVDDRKLYYYEITSKQPLNRVLEYHSLGGEELKKLIGDIGHTLERLERYLLKEKQILLEPEFIYVEPEQFSVYLCLVPGRQMGFPGEMTGLLRYLLGKVNHQDKECVVMAYGLYQESLKENYGMKDLLEIAGKNCSGTKDKDENVRQPEMDSRTEESSVAPFSYGLDDLSNIGEELGEGGDLPDIKKNGPVLIIPVLVMTGIAVSLWLFLGMEGIRKFWYTVPFAGVISVFAALNLWEKRLWKQKDTVVKQEEDSRQPGESYDWHITFEDEIKDKAPKYEAADEEMFQTALLTDTDGDKSIRYLRAVGSDAEDIAITYVPYLIGKQEGMVDCILAGEAVSRIHARIDREGEEYRISDLNSTNGTSVNGRILETNETVALNKGDEVFIANFAFIFT